Proteins encoded within one genomic window of Bradyrhizobium sp. AZCC 1719:
- a CDS encoding SDR family NAD(P)-dependent oxidoreductase, with product MDLDLTDKTALVTGSTRGIGLATAIGLAQMGAEVIVNGREKAAVGEAVAKVQQAAPSAKVHVAAFDLGNAAGCAALVAQFPDVDILVNNLGIYEPKGFFEIEDSDWSRMFEVNVMSGVRLTRHYLKRMLDNKDWGRVVFVSSESGVFVPKEMVHYGFSKSAQLVIARGAAETTKGTNVTVNSVMPGPTWVEMAPVRLAARAKAAGTTVDDLVSRTFSERRPASLLQRYAAPEEIANLICYVCSKASSATNGAALRADGGIVTNPF from the coding sequence ATGGATCTCGACCTGACGGATAAAACGGCGCTCGTGACCGGCTCGACCCGCGGCATCGGGCTCGCGACCGCCATCGGGCTTGCGCAAATGGGCGCGGAAGTGATCGTCAACGGCCGCGAAAAGGCGGCGGTCGGTGAGGCCGTGGCAAAAGTCCAGCAGGCGGCGCCGTCGGCCAAGGTGCACGTCGCGGCGTTCGATCTCGGCAACGCAGCGGGCTGCGCGGCGCTGGTGGCGCAATTCCCTGACGTCGACATTCTCGTCAACAATCTAGGCATTTACGAACCAAAGGGATTTTTCGAGATCGAGGATTCCGATTGGTCAAGGATGTTCGAAGTCAACGTCATGAGCGGGGTGCGGCTGACGCGGCACTATTTGAAGCGGATGCTTGATAACAAGGACTGGGGCCGCGTCGTGTTCGTCTCCAGCGAATCCGGCGTCTTTGTTCCGAAGGAGATGGTGCATTACGGCTTCTCGAAATCGGCGCAGCTCGTCATCGCGCGCGGCGCGGCGGAAACCACCAAGGGCACCAACGTGACTGTCAACTCGGTGATGCCCGGCCCGACCTGGGTCGAGATGGCGCCGGTTCGCCTGGCCGCGCGCGCGAAAGCTGCGGGCACGACCGTCGACGACCTCGTCTCGCGCACCTTCAGCGAACGCCGCCCGGCGTCGCTCTTGCAGCGTTACGCCGCGCCGGAGGAGATCGCCAATCTGATCTGCTACGTCTGCTCAAAAGCCTCCAGCGCCACCAACGGCGCCGCGCTCCGCGCCGATGGCGGGATTGTTACCAACCCGTTTTGA
- a CDS encoding glycosyltransferase family 39 protein, whose amino-acid sequence MSIASISPTAARLRRIPTIQRLAAWLASRASDPKAGLWLVTGFAVVHAVLWTLILVNLKTGQDVHMDVAEAFAWGQKFLLGYGKHPPLSGWVAGAWFMLFPVTDWATYALAMATLGCSLVICWLLALRVVDRRRAFFVVVMLALYPIFNFKGFKYNPDLLQLVTLPLVVLAYLDAFEKRSIKSGVWLGLAGALALMTKYWVLTMIGAVGLAALIHPQRLQFLRSPAPWVAIATLAVAMLPHFMWLKQVDFVPLTYAGDTYSLTDRAIIDDLALGYVKHNLALLAAPVILGAIALMWRPFRLMPFPLLARGANTGVNISQAINVWIVQAVVAIGPPLGALLFHVYIKTDWGIPLFFLMPLALVAIPAVRIRKIALLNLTTTWLVISLVVLAISPRIVAYELDEKRTAGATYRARSELARELTEAWHTRFYSRWPVVAAYTDTGQPVTFYSPDHPAPLTPDEPWSSGLTSLEEAKRSGFIGICEVGDWKLEKCEAWMQAHAANAERMVMTTRRFFLGKAGPATAWNIFIVPPAR is encoded by the coding sequence ATGTCGATTGCATCCATTTCGCCCACGGCCGCGCGTTTAAGGCGCATTCCCACGATCCAGCGGCTGGCGGCGTGGCTGGCCTCACGCGCCAGTGATCCCAAGGCCGGCCTGTGGCTGGTGACCGGCTTTGCCGTGGTCCACGCCGTGCTGTGGACGCTGATCCTGGTCAATCTGAAGACCGGGCAGGACGTCCATATGGACGTCGCGGAGGCCTTCGCCTGGGGGCAGAAGTTCCTGCTCGGCTATGGCAAGCACCCGCCGCTGTCGGGATGGGTCGCCGGCGCCTGGTTCATGCTGTTTCCGGTCACGGACTGGGCGACCTATGCATTGGCAATGGCGACGCTCGGCTGCTCCCTCGTGATCTGCTGGCTGTTGGCGTTGCGCGTGGTCGATCGCCGCCGTGCGTTCTTCGTCGTGGTGATGCTCGCGCTCTATCCGATCTTCAACTTCAAGGGCTTCAAGTACAATCCGGACCTGTTGCAACTCGTCACGCTGCCGCTCGTCGTGCTGGCCTATCTCGACGCGTTCGAGAAGCGCAGCATCAAATCGGGCGTGTGGCTCGGGCTCGCCGGTGCGCTGGCGCTGATGACCAAATACTGGGTGCTGACCATGATCGGCGCCGTCGGCCTTGCCGCGTTGATCCATCCGCAGCGTTTGCAGTTCCTGCGTTCGCCGGCGCCATGGGTCGCGATTGCCACGCTCGCGGTCGCAATGCTCCCGCACTTCATGTGGCTGAAGCAGGTGGACTTCGTCCCGCTCACCTATGCCGGCGACACCTACTCCCTCACCGACCGCGCGATAATCGACGATCTCGCACTGGGCTATGTCAAGCACAATCTCGCGCTGCTGGCCGCACCGGTGATACTCGGCGCGATAGCGCTGATGTGGCGGCCGTTCCGCTTGATGCCGTTTCCGCTCCTCGCGCGCGGCGCCAATACCGGCGTCAACATTTCGCAGGCGATCAATGTCTGGATCGTCCAGGCGGTCGTGGCGATCGGTCCGCCGCTGGGTGCCTTGCTATTCCACGTCTACATCAAAACCGACTGGGGCATCCCGCTGTTCTTCCTGATGCCGCTCGCGCTGGTCGCGATCCCTGCGGTGCGGATCCGAAAGATCGCGCTGTTGAACCTGACGACGACCTGGCTCGTCATTTCGCTCGTCGTGCTGGCGATATCGCCAAGGATCGTCGCCTACGAACTGGATGAAAAGCGCACCGCAGGCGCGACCTATCGGGCACGTTCCGAACTCGCCCGCGAACTGACGGAAGCCTGGCACACGCGGTTTTATTCGCGCTGGCCGGTAGTCGCCGCCTATACCGATACCGGCCAGCCTGTCACCTTCTACAGCCCCGACCATCCGGCGCCGCTGACGCCGGACGAGCCGTGGTCGTCCGGCCTGACCTCGCTCGAGGAGGCGAAGCGATCGGGCTTCATCGGCATCTGCGAGGTCGGCGACTGGAAGCTGGAAAAATGCGAGGCGTGGATGCAGGCCCATGCCGCCAATGCCGAGCGCATGGTGATGACCACGCGGCGATTCTTTCTCGGCAAGGCTGGCCCCGCAACGGCCTGGAACATCTTCATCGTGCCGCCGGCCAGATAG
- a CDS encoding HPr kinase/phosphorylase, with protein sequence MTAGASVHASAVLVGERAVLIRGPSGAGKSRLAFDLILAGRAGQLPRAVLVGDDRVHLDTVAGQLLVRPARELAGLIEVRGLGIRHCDFVGEAVVGLVADLAASDAERLPPPEALSTRLNGVLLPRIPVGTGFDPLPLIVAALTTTVGSGSVQPLDDCSKGIGNHISPNIATE encoded by the coding sequence ATGACGGCGGGCGCGAGCGTGCACGCCTCCGCCGTGCTGGTGGGCGAGCGCGCCGTGCTGATCCGCGGGCCATCCGGCGCCGGCAAGTCGCGGCTGGCGTTCGATCTGATTCTCGCCGGACGCGCCGGACAGCTTCCGCGGGCCGTTTTGGTCGGCGATGACCGTGTCCATCTCGACACAGTCGCCGGACAATTGTTGGTCCGCCCGGCGCGAGAATTGGCCGGGCTGATCGAGGTCCGGGGCCTCGGCATCCGCCATTGTGACTTTGTTGGGGAAGCGGTGGTGGGCCTCGTCGCCGACCTTGCGGCCAGCGATGCCGAGCGGCTGCCGCCGCCAGAAGCGCTCTCCACCCGCCTCAACGGTGTTTTACTACCGAGAATTCCCGTCGGGACCGGCTTTGATCCCCTCCCGCTGATTGTAGCGGCTCTGACGACAACCGTCGGTTCAGGTTCCGTCCAACCTTTGGATGATTGTTCGAAGGGGATTGGTAACCATATAAGCCCCAATATCGCCACCGAATAA
- a CDS encoding HPr family phosphocarrier protein, giving the protein MSDDAAPDKELGPSVPAGAISRELQIINKRGLHARASAKFVQMVERFNAEVWVTRGNETVGGTSIMGLMMLAAGPGTSVTVSAIGPEAQQAVDAIAALVADKFNEEGV; this is encoded by the coding sequence ATGAGCGACGACGCCGCGCCCGACAAGGAACTCGGGCCGAGCGTGCCCGCAGGCGCCATCTCGCGGGAACTTCAGATTATCAATAAGCGCGGCCTGCACGCGCGGGCCTCGGCCAAATTCGTCCAGATGGTGGAGCGCTTCAACGCCGAGGTCTGGGTGACGCGCGGCAACGAGACCGTCGGCGGCACCTCGATCATGGGGTTGATGATGCTGGCAGCGGGACCTGGAACCTCGGTTACCGTCTCCGCGATCGGCCCCGAGGCTCAGCAAGCGGTCGATGCGATCGCAGCGCTGGTCGCCGACAAATTCAACGAAGAAGGCGTGTGA
- the rocF gene encoding arginase — protein MSEAAQPRIALLGVPLEIGASQAGTLMGPAALRTAGIGRILDQLGFVVEDHGDMLTPAIAPAEGPPPANAKYYDVIKTWIRALSERSYLLAQSGAVPIFMGGDHSLSMGSVNGVARHWQEQGRPLFVLWLDAHADYNTPQTTETGNMHGMSAAFLCGEDGLEGLLGDVPRASIGPERLDLFGIRSIDPLEKKLVFDRRVAIADMRAIDEFGVAVLIRRVIERVRASNGVLHLSFDVDFLDPAVAPGVGTTVPGGATYREAHLIMELLHDSGLVRSVDVVELNPFLDERGRTARVAVELISSLFGLQITDRRTPSNAVFPDNSQIRRKSKKGGP, from the coding sequence ATGTCCGAAGCTGCCCAACCCCGCATCGCCCTGCTCGGTGTCCCCCTCGAGATCGGCGCCTCGCAGGCCGGCACGCTGATGGGACCAGCGGCGCTACGCACCGCAGGCATCGGCCGCATCCTCGATCAACTCGGTTTTGTCGTCGAAGACCATGGCGATATGCTGACGCCGGCCATTGCTCCCGCCGAGGGGCCGCCGCCGGCGAACGCCAAATATTACGATGTGATCAAAACCTGGATCCGCGCGCTCAGCGAGCGTTCGTATTTGCTCGCGCAATCCGGCGCCGTTCCGATCTTCATGGGCGGCGATCACTCGCTCTCGATGGGCTCGGTGAACGGCGTCGCGCGGCACTGGCAGGAACAGGGCCGGCCGTTGTTCGTGCTGTGGCTCGATGCACATGCCGATTACAACACGCCGCAGACGACCGAGACCGGCAACATGCACGGCATGTCGGCGGCCTTTCTCTGCGGCGAAGACGGTCTCGAGGGCCTGCTCGGCGACGTGCCCCGCGCCTCGATCGGTCCCGAGCGACTCGATCTGTTCGGCATCCGCTCGATCGATCCGCTGGAGAAGAAGCTGGTGTTCGACCGCCGCGTCGCGATCGCCGACATGCGCGCCATCGACGAGTTCGGCGTCGCCGTCCTGATCCGGCGCGTGATCGAGCGTGTCAGGGCGAGCAACGGGGTGCTGCATTTAAGCTTCGACGTCGATTTTCTCGATCCCGCGGTCGCTCCCGGCGTCGGCACCACGGTACCGGGTGGCGCGACCTATCGCGAAGCGCATCTCATCATGGAGTTGCTGCACGATTCCGGTCTGGTGCGATCAGTCGACGTCGTCGAGCTCAACCCGTTCCTGGACGAACGCGGCCGCACCGCGCGCGTCGCGGTCGAATTGATCAGCAGCCTGTTCGGCCTGCAGATCACCGATCGTCGCACGCCCAGCAACGCGGTCTTTCCGGACAACAGCCAAATTCGTCGGAAAAGCAAAAAGGGCGGCCCATGA
- a CDS encoding sensor histidine kinase has product MLDRTQPDSNLNHEDALELLDRERVAEDNAGEKGWRRPLGWLRRAGQFFFALSFSSLTRRIVSLNLAGLVALVASILYLSQFRAGLIDARAQSLLVQAEIIAGAIAASATVETNTITIDPDRLLDLKPGESYGAPDESSGLDFPINPERVAPVLRRLISPTKTRARIYGGDGGMILDSRSLYGRGDVLRFELPPPSTEKPGFVERALIATRTWLNRGDLPLYRELGPENGKGYQEIVQALDGVKSSVVRVNDRGEVIVSVAVPVQRFRAVHGALMLSTQGDDIDQMVTAERLAILKVGGVASAVMIVLSLLLASTIAGPVRRLADGAERVRRRIQTRVEIPDFTRRRDEIGHLSGALRDMTNALYSRIEAIEMFAADVAHELKNPLTSLRSAVETLPLARNDTSRARLLEVIEHDVKRLDRLISDISDASRLDAELQRQDMAPVDLRRLLTTLTSVANETRLGHDVAVEARFDGRGATDTFSVPGHDSRLGQVISNLLSNAQSFSTPGGKVRVTCRRVRSEIEIIVDDDGPGIGEDALERIFERFYTDRPHQGFGQNSGLGLSISKQIIEAHNGRIWAENRHGPAGADGNPSVAGARFVVRLPTP; this is encoded by the coding sequence TTGCTAGATCGAACGCAGCCCGATTCCAACCTGAACCACGAGGATGCTTTGGAGCTCCTCGATCGGGAACGCGTTGCCGAGGATAATGCGGGCGAGAAGGGCTGGCGGCGGCCGCTCGGCTGGTTGCGCCGGGCCGGGCAGTTCTTCTTCGCGCTCTCCTTCTCCAGCCTCACGCGCCGGATCGTCTCGCTCAATCTGGCGGGCCTCGTCGCGCTGGTGGCGAGCATTCTCTATCTCTCGCAATTCCGTGCCGGCCTGATCGATGCGCGGGCGCAGAGCCTGCTGGTGCAGGCCGAAATCATCGCCGGTGCGATCGCCGCCTCCGCCACCGTCGAAACCAACACCATCACCATCGATCCGGATCGGCTGCTCGACCTCAAGCCCGGCGAAAGCTACGGCGCGCCGGACGAATCTTCCGGGCTGGATTTTCCGATCAATCCGGAACGGGTCGCGCCGGTGCTGCGGCGGCTGATCTCGCCGACCAAGACGCGCGCCCGCATCTATGGCGGCGACGGCGGCATGATCCTCGACAGCCGCAGTCTCTATGGCCGCGGCGACGTGTTGCGATTCGAACTGCCGCCACCTTCCACGGAGAAGCCGGGCTTCGTCGAACGCGCGCTGATCGCGACCCGCACCTGGCTCAATCGCGGCGACCTGCCGCTGTATCGCGAGCTGGGCCCGGAGAACGGCAAGGGCTATCAGGAAATCGTGCAGGCGCTCGACGGCGTCAAAAGCAGCGTGGTGCGCGTCAACGACCGCGGCGAGGTGATCGTCTCGGTCGCGGTCCCCGTACAGCGGTTCCGTGCCGTACACGGTGCGCTGATGCTCTCGACGCAAGGCGACGACATCGACCAGATGGTGACCGCCGAGCGGCTGGCGATCCTCAAGGTCGGCGGCGTCGCTTCGGCAGTCATGATCGTGCTGTCGCTGCTGCTCGCGAGCACGATCGCAGGTCCGGTGCGGCGGCTGGCCGACGGCGCCGAGCGCGTCCGCCGGCGCATCCAGACCCGCGTCGAGATTCCTGATTTCACCCGCCGCCGCGACGAGATCGGCCATCTGTCCGGCGCGCTGCGCGACATGACGAACGCGCTCTACAGCCGCATCGAGGCGATCGAGATGTTCGCCGCCGATGTCGCCCATGAATTGAAGAATCCGCTGACCTCGCTGCGGTCGGCGGTGGAAACGCTGCCTTTGGCGCGCAATGACACCAGCCGCGCGCGCCTGCTCGAGGTGATCGAGCACGACGTCAAGCGGCTCGATCGGCTGATCTCGGATATTTCAGACGCCAGCCGCCTCGACGCCGAATTGCAGCGCCAGGACATGGCCCCGGTCGATCTGCGCCGGCTGCTGACGACGCTGACCTCGGTCGCCAACGAAACCAGGCTCGGTCATGACGTCGCCGTCGAGGCCCGCTTCGACGGCCGCGGCGCCACCGATACGTTCTCGGTGCCAGGCCATGATTCCCGGCTCGGGCAGGTGATCTCCAACCTGTTGTCCAATGCGCAATCCTTCTCCACCCCCGGCGGGAAAGTGCGCGTCACCTGCCGCCGCGTGCGATCGGAAATCGAAATCATCGTCGATGACGATGGGCCGGGTATCGGCGAGGATGCGCTGGAACGCATCTTCGAGCGCTTCTACACCGACCGGCCCCATCAGGGCTTTGGCCAGAACTCAGGTCTCGGCCTATCGATCTCAAAGCAGATTATCGAAGCGCATAATGGGCGGATCTGGGCGGAAAACCGCCATGGCCCGGCCGGCGCCGACGGCAATCCGAGTGTGGCGGGTGCGCGGTTCGTGGTCAGGCTGCCCACGCCATGA
- a CDS encoding response regulator transcription factor — protein sequence MPTIALVDDDRNILTSVSIALEAEGYRIMTYTDGASALDGFRTSPPDLAILDIKMPRMDGMETLRRLRQKSDLPVIFLTSKDEEIDELFGLKMGADDFIRKPFSQRLLVERVKAVLRRGQPKDPTAVPKEPDARALDRGLLRMDPERHTCTWKNEPVTLTVTEFLILQALATRPGVVKSRNALMDAAYDDQVYVDDRTIDSHIKRLRKKFKVVDDDFEMIETLYGVGYRFKEA from the coding sequence ATGCCCACAATCGCCCTGGTCGATGATGACCGCAACATTCTCACTTCCGTATCGATCGCGCTCGAAGCCGAAGGCTATCGCATCATGACCTATACGGATGGTGCCTCGGCGCTGGACGGCTTCCGCACTTCGCCGCCGGACCTTGCGATCCTCGATATCAAGATGCCGCGCATGGACGGCATGGAGACGTTACGCCGGTTGCGGCAGAAGTCCGATCTGCCGGTGATTTTCTTAACTTCCAAGGATGAAGAGATCGACGAATTGTTCGGCCTCAAGATGGGCGCCGACGATTTCATCCGCAAGCCGTTCTCGCAGCGCCTCTTGGTCGAGCGGGTCAAGGCCGTGCTTCGCCGCGGCCAGCCCAAGGATCCGACCGCCGTTCCGAAGGAGCCGGATGCACGCGCGCTGGACCGCGGCCTGTTGCGGATGGACCCGGAGCGTCACACCTGCACCTGGAAGAACGAGCCGGTGACGCTGACGGTGACGGAGTTCTTGATCTTGCAGGCGCTGGCCACGCGGCCCGGTGTGGTGAAGAGCCGCAACGCGCTGATGGACGCGGCCTATGACGACCAGGTCTATGTCGACGACCGCACCATCGACAGCCACATCAAGCGGCTGCGCAAGAAGTTCAAGGTGGTCGATGACGATTTCGAGATGATCGAGACGCTGTACGGCGTCGGCTATCGCTTCAAGGAAGCCTGA
- a CDS encoding HugZ family pyridoxamine 5'-phosphate oxidase produces the protein MQPTADFDASKLARSLLRRSRQGALATLMPESGDPYCSLVNVASHADASPILLLSRLALHTKNILADSRVSLMLDERAAGDPLEGARIMLAGRAEEAQGETAKILRRRYLNAHPSAEAFVDFKDFSFFRIVPSGLHLVAGFGRIIDLRPEQFMTEIGDTADLLEAEQGAVEHMNEDHREAMNLYATKLLGAESDDWRCTGCDPDGMDMQAGSATLRLDFPERVTSAMALRKMLVRLAGEARAKG, from the coding sequence ATGCAGCCGACCGCAGATTTTGATGCTTCCAAACTGGCCCGATCGCTGTTGCGGCGTAGCCGGCAGGGCGCATTGGCCACGCTTATGCCCGAAAGTGGCGATCCCTATTGCTCACTGGTGAACGTCGCCAGCCATGCCGATGCGTCGCCGATTCTGCTGCTTTCGCGGCTGGCGCTGCATACAAAAAACATCCTCGCCGATAGCAGGGTATCGCTGATGCTGGACGAACGTGCCGCCGGCGATCCGCTGGAGGGCGCACGAATCATGCTGGCGGGACGGGCCGAGGAGGCCCAAGGAGAAACTGCGAAAATCCTGCGCCGGCGCTATCTTAACGCTCATCCATCGGCTGAAGCGTTTGTAGATTTCAAGGACTTCTCGTTCTTCCGGATCGTCCCGTCAGGCCTGCATCTGGTCGCGGGTTTCGGCCGCATCATCGACCTCAGGCCCGAGCAGTTCATGACCGAGATCGGCGATACCGCCGATTTGCTGGAAGCCGAGCAAGGCGCTGTCGAGCATATGAATGAGGATCACCGCGAGGCGATGAACCTCTACGCGACCAAACTACTGGGCGCCGAATCGGACGACTGGCGCTGCACCGGCTGCGACCCCGACGGCATGGACATGCAGGCCGGCTCCGCGACGCTGCGGCTGGATTTCCCCGAACGAGTCACCAGCGCCATGGCGTTGCGCAAGATGCTGGTGCGGCTTGCGGGCGAGGCGCGGGCCAAGGGCTAG
- a CDS encoding acyl-CoA thioesterase, whose translation MLTKAPHLFDDATRVTAGDSCWQGKTSPDYWAFVGPFGGCTAATILRALMEHPQRAGDPLSVTVNFCAPVAEGGFDLDVRLVKANRSSQHWCVEMTQSGGDVATLATAVFAERRPSWSHQQAKFPGAAPFDQARSFPNTPMTWTHQYDFRFVEGEPSLYGSPATAPLDAFSKQWIGDRTPRKIDMLSLMSMSDAFFGRVFLARRELVPFGTVSLTTYFHTASDDLAAENITRTLAVADARIFHRSYGDQHGELWSPSGRLLATTTQIAYFKA comes from the coding sequence ATGCTGACCAAAGCCCCACATCTTTTCGACGATGCCACACGGGTCACCGCCGGTGACAGTTGCTGGCAGGGCAAGACCAGCCCGGATTACTGGGCCTTTGTCGGCCCGTTCGGCGGCTGCACGGCCGCCACCATCCTGCGCGCGCTGATGGAGCATCCGCAGCGTGCAGGCGATCCGTTGTCGGTCACGGTGAATTTCTGCGCGCCGGTCGCCGAAGGCGGCTTCGATCTCGATGTCCGCCTGGTCAAGGCCAACCGTTCGAGCCAGCATTGGTGCGTGGAGATGACGCAGAGCGGCGGCGACGTCGCGACGCTGGCGACCGCCGTGTTCGCCGAACGCCGTCCGTCCTGGTCGCACCAGCAGGCAAAATTTCCGGGCGCCGCGCCGTTCGATCAGGCGCGTTCATTTCCGAACACGCCGATGACCTGGACGCACCAGTATGATTTCCGCTTCGTCGAGGGTGAGCCGAGTTTGTACGGATCGCCTGCCACGGCACCGCTCGATGCGTTCTCTAAACAGTGGATCGGCGACCGCACGCCGCGGAAGATCGACATGTTGTCGCTGATGTCGATGTCAGACGCCTTCTTCGGCCGGGTGTTTCTGGCGCGGCGGGAACTGGTCCCGTTCGGCACGGTATCGCTGACGACGTACTTCCATACCGCGTCGGACGATCTCGCGGCCGAGAACATCACGCGCACACTGGCGGTAGCCGACGCCAGAATTTTCCACAGGAGTTATGGCGACCAGCACGGCGAATTATGGTCGCCGTCGGGACGCCTCCTCGCAACCACGACGCAAATCGCCTATTTCAAGGCATGA
- a CDS encoding PTS sugar transporter subunit IIA has translation MIGLVLVTHGRLADEFKAALEHVMGPQKQIEAITIGAEDDSDLCRSDIIEAVNRVDSGDGVAILTDMFGGTPSNLAISCMSRPKVEVLAGINLPMLVKLAKVREERSLPDAIAMAQEAGRKYVTIASRVLAGK, from the coding sequence ATGATTGGTCTAGTGCTTGTGACCCATGGGCGCCTTGCCGACGAGTTCAAGGCGGCGCTCGAACATGTCATGGGTCCGCAAAAACAAATTGAAGCCATCACGATTGGAGCCGAAGACGACTCCGATCTGTGTCGAAGCGATATCATCGAAGCGGTGAATCGCGTCGACAGTGGCGATGGTGTCGCCATCCTCACCGACATGTTCGGCGGCACGCCTTCCAACCTCGCAATTTCCTGCATGAGCCGCCCAAAGGTGGAAGTGCTCGCAGGCATCAATCTTCCCATGCTGGTCAAGCTTGCCAAGGTGCGCGAAGAGCGCTCGCTTCCCGACGCCATCGCGATGGCGCAGGAAGCCGGCCGCAAATACGTCACCATCGCCAGCCGCGTGCTCGCCGGCAAATGA
- a CDS encoding phosphoenolpyruvate carboxykinase, translating into MQETGLRNGAFGADKFGLKNLKTVHWNLGAPQLYQHSLTAGEAVLSADGALCADTGEFTGRSPKDKFTVRDATTDKNMWWAGNQSITSEQFAALYADFLKHAEGMSLYAQDLYGGADPNFQIKTRVFTELAWHSLFIRTLLIRPEAQALKDFVPELTIIDLPSFRADPKRHGVRSENVVAIDFARKIVLIGGSYYAGEMKKSVFTTLNYYLPAKGVLPMHCSANVGPKGDTAIFFGLSGTGKTTLSADPNRTLIGDDEHGWGSDGVFNFEGGCYAKCIKLSKEAEPQIFAASSRFGAVLENVVLDESTRVPDFDDGSKTENTRSAYPLDFIPNASRTGRAGQPKNVVMLAADAFGVLPPIAKLSPAQAMYHFLSGYTAKVAGTERGLGNEPQPEFSTCFGSPFLPLDPSVYGNMLRELIAKHDVDCWLVNTGWTGGKYGTGSRMPIKVTRALLTAALDGSLRNVEFRTDKYFGFAVPTALPGVPSEILNPVNTWKDKAEFDKTARALVGMFQKNFAKFEAQVDAEVRAAAPDLKLAAE; encoded by the coding sequence GTGCAAGAGACGGGTCTACGCAACGGCGCCTTCGGCGCCGACAAATTCGGCTTAAAAAATCTCAAGACGGTGCACTGGAATCTCGGGGCGCCGCAGCTTTATCAACATTCACTCACGGCCGGCGAGGCCGTGTTGTCGGCCGACGGCGCGCTCTGCGCGGACACCGGTGAATTCACCGGCCGCAGTCCCAAGGACAAGTTCACGGTGCGTGATGCGACCACCGACAAGAACATGTGGTGGGCCGGCAACCAATCGATCACCTCGGAGCAGTTTGCCGCGCTCTATGCCGACTTCCTCAAGCATGCCGAAGGCATGTCGCTGTATGCGCAGGATCTATACGGCGGCGCCGATCCGAACTTCCAGATCAAGACGCGCGTGTTCACCGAACTTGCCTGGCACTCGCTGTTCATCCGCACGCTTTTGATCCGCCCCGAGGCTCAAGCGCTGAAGGACTTCGTGCCTGAACTCACCATCATCGACCTGCCGAGCTTCCGCGCCGACCCCAAACGTCACGGCGTGCGCTCGGAGAACGTCGTCGCGATCGATTTCGCCCGCAAGATCGTCCTGATCGGCGGGTCTTATTATGCCGGCGAGATGAAGAAGTCGGTCTTCACCACGCTGAACTATTATCTGCCCGCCAAGGGCGTGCTGCCGATGCACTGCTCGGCCAATGTCGGACCCAAGGGCGACACCGCGATCTTCTTCGGCCTGTCCGGTACCGGAAAGACCACGCTGTCGGCCGATCCCAACCGCACGCTGATCGGCGACGACGAGCATGGCTGGGGCAGCGACGGCGTCTTCAACTTCGAAGGCGGCTGCTACGCCAAGTGCATCAAGCTGTCGAAGGAAGCCGAGCCGCAGATCTTCGCCGCCAGCAGCCGCTTCGGCGCCGTGCTCGAGAACGTGGTGCTTGACGAGAGCACCCGCGTGCCCGACTTCGACGACGGCTCGAAGACCGAAAACACCCGTTCGGCCTACCCGCTCGATTTCATCCCGAACGCTTCGCGCACCGGCCGCGCCGGCCAGCCGAAAAACGTGGTGATGCTGGCCGCCGACGCGTTCGGCGTATTGCCCCCGATTGCAAAACTCTCGCCGGCGCAGGCAATGTATCACTTCCTGTCCGGCTATACCGCCAAGGTTGCCGGCACCGAGCGCGGTCTCGGCAATGAGCCGCAGCCGGAATTCTCCACCTGCTTCGGCTCGCCGTTCCTGCCGCTCGATCCTTCCGTCTACGGCAACATGCTGCGTGAGCTGATCGCCAAGCACGACGTCGATTGCTGGCTGGTCAACACCGGCTGGACCGGCGGCAAATACGGCACCGGCAGCCGGATGCCGATCAAGGTGACGCGCGCGCTGCTGACCGCGGCGCTCGACGGTTCGTTGCGCAATGTCGAATTCCGAACCGACAAGTATTTCGGTTTCGCGGTGCCGACTGCGCTGCCGGGCGTGCCCAGCGAGATCCTCAATCCCGTCAATACCTGGAAGGACAAGGCCGAGTTCGACAAGACTGCGCGCGCGCTGGTCGGCATGTTCCAGAAGAACTTTGCCAAGTTCGAAGCCCAGGTCGACGCCGAAGTTCGCGCTGCCGCGCCGGATTTGAAGCTCGCGGCGGAGTAA